Proteins from a single region of Bombus huntii isolate Logan2020A chromosome 2, iyBomHunt1.1, whole genome shotgun sequence:
- the LOC126874749 gene encoding otoferlin-like isoform X2 — translation MALVVIVKNFQGLKFKGDKVVKVEFRGVPHYSKCLEESGDHITVDESFTWNLGRPVDEVEVLQLSVVSRGVLKNEKVLAKYGLVLQTVIREGRIIVTDSLVDLNNKPLPAVVCFEIRYNPPDGSCSSYAASEIMEDEQQMLIDIEQNIANLERSLEQANSGSDAAKKKGSWHSPQKSSKRGFLQRGSSLLTADKSPDRKRSSTLKSMRSLIKLGKQRPPRARSCDSGSDTSELLDRRDSSCTTSNEPSRTNSMTSLETNVSDYDSQGGTNTVKTQEAIVKPTKKSKPKTVDTGQTALKAQDYQVCVTIIEARQLAGLNMDPVVCVQIGDQRKYTSVKESTNCPYYNEYFVFDFHMPPVMLFDKIITLSVQQSRNLLRANLTLGIFKLDIATVWAQPDHQFYHKWALLTDPDDVAGGPKGYLKCDISVIGKGDTVKIPPKSEKDEDDIEGNLLLPDGVPIERQRAKFIVKVYRADGLPKMNSSIMANVKKAFTGEIKDLVDPYVQVSFAGLTGKTSVKRHSYAPVWNEQIVFTEMFPPLCQRIKIQLCDNDPVHATVIGTHFVDLKKISNDGEKGFLPTFGPAFIHFYGSIRDYSIIDKHSTLNAGLGEGISYRARLLIGIRTEISDNVEMAPSEVEVEPTIPINESVYARNEEFFLFATIMDATMVDKKLGDKPMYFELSIGNAGNALDGHNESSKICEMGPKSGTSSDQEELQEVLSGSWQSTTPACKPMTHDKMYYFLPYWDDKPCLHVRSIWPDYRRRMYNSNIISKISDKLEEGLSEAQSHADDCTGEKILKSALDELSSNCNRYVSISKSSITGPGVGKTKLDKERTKLCQRELESIGIMSRNLKAVITKSSFKERLKTAQSYLQKLKFLVEDPQDSLPDVFIWVISSGRRVAYHRILGRDLIYSIVDEECGRYCGKVQTMFLKLPGKKRFGPSGWAIQTKLQIYMWLGILKHKKYFIQGLPKGYELSHELRNVDRPRALPPTVIHYVEKHKFQLRAHMYQARSLIGSDASGLSDPFARVICGEFSNSTQVIDETLSPTWDELLLFDDILIYGTDEEIKKDPPSIVVELFDQDKVGKSEYIGRAVARPHVKLASESYTPPKFPPSLEWYDVTRGAARAGELLAVFELLEYSQTKDYSFPTLPDPKEIPSQTPVAVQDRGPILPVPVGIRPTLSKYRIEVLFWGLRDLKRIHLMTVDKPRVDVECAGHILYSSVITNAKKNPNFNTPVKFLELELPEQELYRPPLTIRAVDCRSFGRYTLVGTHTINSIHKYMYHPQTKKAKDVEERKKNLYQLQQYTGFDTSKIKMQYPSLPESLTDLEFGIGDAIITLGLEQGWPTKKDKTEQNIKKKQSLINDGSMGDFYTLENEDGCQDWWTKYFASVEAMIEENKELRREKPMFQTQANGTVPAYMEENYNQNQANPSNEKSPGVAAKRLFGLKSTANAARFVSKLSPKHTYRNFPKTALLKIYPNELEAQPEFEQFKEWLHTFELYRGKKTGDEPEDESRIVGSFKGALKVYKWPLPRDLIDHTVMGFDPQYGFFQGVPSNEPIHVLVRVYIVKANDLHPCDLNGKADPYVVLQLGGKRISDKENYVSKQLNPVFGKCFEIEATFPQDSLLTVQVLDWDLVGTDDMIGETKIDLENRFYSRHRATCGLAKKYDESGYNKWRDAMKPTQILSKLCKEGKIDGPAYSHGKVTIGRKTFSLSDEEMECYVHTKGIEEHLALAVLHQWHAFPRIGCALVPEHVETRPLYNPEKPGIEQGKLEMWVDMFPMDMPSPGPSIDISPRKPKSYELRIIVWNTDDVILEDDAFFTGEKMSDIYVKGWLKGPEDCQSTDIHYRSLTGEGNFNWRFIFPFDYLVAEEKIVINRKESLFSWDETECKIPARLELQVWDADHFSADDFLGAITLDLNRFPRGAKNSKLCTLSMLKTDGSVPTVNIFKQKRIKGWWPFYVKKENEDMELTGKVEAEIHLLTKEEAEKNPAGFGRNEPDPLDKPNRPDASFMWFLNPLKSVKYIVWHNYKWAILKAIVAIALIIVVLLFFYSIPGYSVKKLLGA, via the exons ATGGCGCTCGTCGTTATCGTCAAGAATTTTCAAGGACTGAAATTCAAAGGAGACAAGGTTGTCAAGGTCGAGTTCCGGG GTGTCCCTCATTACTCAAAATGCCTCGAAGAAAGCGGAGACCATATTACGGTAGATGAG AGCTTCACTTGGAACTTGGGAAGACCGGTGGATGAAGTAGAAGTACTGCAATTGTCAGTGGTATCGCGGGGcgttttgaaaaatgaaaaagtgcTTGCGAAATACGGTTTGGTTTTGCAGACGGTGATACGAGAAGGTCGAATCATTGTCACGGATTCCTTGGTAGACCTCAATAACAAGCCGCTTCCG GCTGTCGTCTGCTTTGAAATTCGATACAACCCTCCTGACGGAAGTTGCAGCTCGTACGCGGCCTCGGAAATAATGGAGGATGAACAACAAATGTTGATCGACATCGAGCAAAACATCGCGAACCTTGAAAGAAGCCTCGAGCAAGCTAACAGTGGCAGCGATGCCGCCAAAAAAAAGGGTTCTTGGCATAGTCCTCAAAAAAGTTCGAAACGGGGGTTTCTACAAAGGGGTAGTTCGCTGCTAACGGCTGACAAGTCACCGGATCGCAAGAG GAGTTCGACGTTGAAAAGCATGAGATCTCTTATAAAGTTGGGCAAGCAAAGACCACCCAGAGCTCGATCCTGCGACAGCGGCTCGGATACCAGCGAATTACTCGATAGAAGGGATTCGAGTTGCACCACATCCAACGAACCTTCGAGAACGAACTCGATGACTTCTTTGGAAACGAACGTGTCCGATTATGACAGCCAGGGTGGAACGAATACGGTGAAAACTCAGGAGGCGATCGTGAAACCAACGAAGAAATCAAAGCCAAAG ACCGTCGACACTGGACAAACCGCGTTAAAGGCACAGGACTATCAAGTTTGCGTCACCATCATCGAAGCGAGACAGTTGGCCGGTCTGAACATGGATCCGGTCGTTTGCGTACAAATCGGAGACCAACGAAAATACACCAGCGTCAAAGAATCTACGAATTGTCCGTATTACAACGag TATTTTGTCTTCGATTTCCACATGCCTCCTGTCAtgctgttcgataaaattatcaCGCTATCG GTGCAGCAATCGCGGAATCTCTTACGCGCTAATCTAACACTGGGCATCTTTAAGTTAGACATCGCGACTGTATGGGCACAACCAG ATCATCAATTTTACCATAAATGGGCATTGTTGACGGATCCGGACGACGTGGCTGGTGGCCCCAAGGGTTACTTGAAGTGCGACATAAGCGTGATCGGGAAAGGCGACACCGTGAAAATTCCTCCAAAAAGCGAGAAGGACGAGGACGATATCGAGGGCAATCTTTTGCTACCGGACGGTGTGCCTATCGAGAGACAAAGAGCCAAGTTCATCGTGAAGGTGTACAGAGCGGACGGGCTACCGAAGATGAACAGCAGCATCATGGCGAACGTGAAGAAGGCGTTTACCGGTGAAATCAAGGATCTCGTCGATCCGTACGTTCAAGTGTCCTTCGCCGGACTAACC GGTAAGACGAGCGTTAAAAGGCACAGTTACGCGCCAGTTTGGAACGAACAGATCGTCTTCACGGAAATGTTTCCACCTCTCTGTCAAAGGATTAAAATTCAGCTATGCGACAACGACCCGGTTCACGCGACCGTCATCGGCACGCATTTCGTCGACTTGAAGAAGATCAGCAACGACGGTGAAAAGGGATTTCTACCAACTTTTGGACCAGCTTTTATCCATTTTTACGGAAGCATCAGGGATTACAGTATCATAGATAAGCATTCCACGTTGAACGCTGGATTGGGTGAAGGAATCTCTTACAGAGCAAG ATTATTAATAGGCATTAGGACAGAGATAAGCGATAACGTGGAAATGGCTCCATCGGAGGTGGAAGTCGAACCCACGATACCCATCAACGAATCCGTTTATGCCAGGAACgaagaattttttcttttcgccaCCATAATGGACGCCACGATGGTCGACAAGAAACTCGGCGACAAACCAATGTATTTCGAATTATCGATAGGGAATGCGGGAAACGCTTTAGACGGTCACAACGAAAGCTCCAAG ATATGCGAAATGGGACCAAAAAGTGGAACGAGTAGCGATCAAGAGGAGCTGCAGGAAGTGTTGAGCGGATCTTGGCAGAGTACCACTCCAGCCTGTAAACCGATGACGCACgataaaatgtattattttttgcCGTACTGGGATGACAAACCTTGCCTTCACGTTAGGAGCATCTGGCCCGACTATAGGCGTAGAATGTACAATAGCAATATAATCAGCAAAATTTCCGATAAGCTG GAGGAGGGATTGTCGGAGGCTCAGTCGCACGCTGACGATTGTACAGGCGAGAAAATCTTAAAGTCTGCGTTAGACGAATTAAGCAGCAACTGTAATCGATACGTCAGCATCAGTAAATCGAGTATCACCGGGCCGGGAGTTGGGAAGACGAAACTCGATAAAGAGAGAACGAAACTTTGTCAAAGAGAATTAGAAAGTATTGGAATTATGTCGCGCAATCTTAAAGCCGTGATCACTAAGAGTAGTTTTAAGGAAAGACTGAAGACTGCACAGAGCTATTtgcagaaattaaaatttctcgtCGAGGAC CCTCAAGATTCTCTACCGGATGTTTTTATTTGGGTAATTAGTTCCGGACGTCGAGTCGCGTATCACAGAATACTCGGAAGAGATTTGATATATTCGATCGTCGATGAAGAATGTGGCAGATACTGCGGCAAAGTTCAAACCATGTTTCTCAAG cTTCCAGGGAAAAAACGATTCGGACCTTCGGGTTGGGCGATACAAACGAAATTACAAATCTACATGTGGCTGGGTATCTTGAAGCATAAAAAGTACTTTATCCAAGGTCTGCCAAAAGGTTACGAACTCAGTCACGAGTTGAGAAACGTGGACAGGCCGCGCGCTTTACCACCCACCGTTATTCATTACGTCGAAAAACAC AAGTTCCAGTTAAGAGCACACATGTATCAAGCCCGGTCTCTGATCGGCAGCGATGCGTCGGGTCTTTCCGATCCCTTCGCCAGAGTAATTTGCGGCGAATTTTCCAACTCTACTCAAGTGATCGACGAAACTTTAAGTCCTACGTGGGACGAACTCCTTCTTTTCGACGACATACTGATTTACGGAACCGACGAAGAAATTAAGAAGGATCCACCGTCGATCGTCGTCGAACTCTTCGATCAAGACAAAGTG GGGAAATCGGAATACATAGGTCGAGCGGTCGCGCGACCTCACGTGAAACTCGCCTCGGAATCTTACACGCCACCCAAATTCCCACCTTCGTTAGAATGGTACGACGTAACGAGAGGCGCTGCAAGAGCGGGCGAACTTCTCGCCGTTTTCGAGCTACTCGAATATTCGCAGACGAAAGATTACAGCTTTCCCACTTTACCAGACCCGAAGGAAATACCGAGTCAAACTCCCGTCGCAGTTCAGGATCGGGGACCGATTCTTCCGGTTCCCGTTGGAATTCGACCGACTCTCTCCAAGTACCG AATCGAGGTACTGTTTTGGGGTCTAAGGGATTTGAAGAGGATCCATCTAATGACTGTGGACAAGCCTCGAGTAGACGTCGAATGCGCCGGTCATATTCTTTACTCTTCGGTTATCACAAACGCAAAGAAAAATCCGAATTTCAATACACCGGTGAAATTTTTGGAGTTGGAGTTGCCCGAACAGGAGCTCTATCGGCCACCTTTGACCATCAGGGCTGTAGATTGCAGAAGTTTCGGTCGTTACACTCTCGTTGGAACGCACACGATAAATTCGATCCATAAGTATATGTACCATCCGCAAACGAAGAAAGCGAAGGAtgtggaagaaagaaagaagaatctGTATCAATTACAGCAATACACAG GTTTCGATACATCGAAGATTAAAATGCAATACCCGTCTTTGCCAGAGTCTTTGACCGATCTCGAGTTTGGTATCGGAGATGCGATTATTACTCTAGGTTTGGAACAAGGTTGGCCAACGAAGAAGGACAAAACGGAacagaatattaaaaaaaagcaAAGTCTGATCAACGACGGAAGCATGG GCGATTTCTACACGTTGGAGAACGAAGATGGTTGTCAAGATTGGTGGACCAAATACTTCGCTTCCGTCGAAGCCATGATAGAAGAAAACAAGGAACTGCGTAGAGAGAAACCAATGTTTCAAACGCAAGCAAACGGTACCGTTCCGGCGTACATGGAGGAAAATTACAATCAAAATCAAGCGAATCCGTCGAACGAGAAGAGTCCTGGCGTTGCGGCGAAAAGATTGTTTGGCCTAAAGTCGACGGCGAACGCAGCTAGGTTTGTCTCGAAACTGAGCCCTAAGCACACCTATCGGAATTTCCCGAAAACGGCGCTGTTGAAAATTTATCCGAACGAATTGGAAGCTCAGCCAGAATTTGAACAGTTCAAGGAATGGCTGCACACGTTCGAACTTTACAGAGGAAAGAAAACGGGGGACGAGCCCGAAGACGAATCCAGAATAGTGGGAAGCTTTAAAGGGGCCTTAAAAGTTTACAAGTGGCCTCTCCCTAGGGATTTGATAGATCATACGGTGATGGGATTCGACCCGCAATATGGCTTTTTTCAAGGTGTACCTTCCAACGAACCGATTCACGTATTGGTACGTGTTTATATCGTCAAGGCGAACGATCTTCATCCTTGCGATCTAAACGGAAAAGCAGATCCTTACGTCGTTTTGCAACTAGGCGGTAAAAGAATCAGTGACAAAGAGAATTACGTGTCGAAACAACTGAATCCCGTATTCGGCAA GTGTTTCGAAATAGAAGCAACCTTCCCGCAAGATTCGTTGTTGACCGTTCAAGTGTTGGATTGGGACTTGGTCGGCACGGACGATATGATCGGTGAAACAAAGATCGATCTGGAAAATCGATTTTATAGCCGGCATCGTGCTACTTGCGGTCTAGCCAAAAAATACGACGA ATCCGGTTACAACAAATGGAGAGACGCGATGAAACCGACGCAGATCTTGTCGAAGCTTTGCAAAGAGGGAAAGATCGACGGACCGGCGTATTCCCACGGAAAAGTAACGATAGGAAGAAAAACGTTTTCTTTGTCGGACGAGGAAATGGAATGTTACGTTCATACGAAAG GCATAGAAGAACATCTTGCACTGGCAGTTCTTCATCAATGGCATGCTTTTCCAAGAATCGGTTGCGCTCTGGTCCCCGAGCATGTGGAAACACGTCCACTTTACAATCCTGAAAAACCCGGGATCGAGCAAGGAAAGTTGGAAATGTGGGTTGACATGTTTCCTATGGACATGCCTTCGCCAGGACCGTCGATCGATATTTCACCGAGGAAACCCAAAAGTTACGAGCTTCGGATCATCGTATGGAACACCGACGACGTTATACTGGAAGACGATGCGTTCTTTACTGGCGAAAAGATGAGCGATATTTACGTGAAAGG ATGGCTGAAAGGCCCCGAAGATTGCCAATCTACGGACATTCATTATAGATCGTTAACAGGAGAAGGGAATTTCAATTGGCGTTTTATATTTCCATTCGATTATCTCGTAGCAGAAGAGAAGATCGTTATCAATCGGAAAGAAAGTCTATTTAGCTGGGACGAAACTGAATGCAAGATTCCTGCTCGTTTGGAATTacaa GTCTGGGATGCAGATCACTTTTCAGCTGACGATTTTCTGGGTGCTATTACTCTCGATTTAAATCGATTTCCACGCGGTGCAAAGAATAGCAAGCTTTGTACGTTAAGTATGCTAAAGACCGATGGATCTGTGCCAACcgtaaatattttcaaacagAAACGAATAAAAGGTTGGTGGCCTTTCTACgtcaaaaaagaaaacgaggaTATGGAATTAACG GGTAAAGTAGAAGCTGAAATTCATTTGTTAACCAAAGAAGAGGCTGAGAAAAATCCTGCAGGATTTGGAAGGAACGAACCTGATCCGCTTGACAAACCCAA CAGGCCCGATGCATCTTTCATGTGGTTTTTGAATCCTTTGAAATCtgttaaatatatagtatGGCACAACTACAAATGGGCAATTCTGAAAGCTATAGTAGCAATTGCATTAATAATAGTCGTATTATTGTTCTTTTACTCGATACCTGGTTATTCCGTTAAAAAGTTATTGGGAGCTTAA